TCGATTTTCCGGCTCTTCAAAGGAATACCGTTGAGTGTAAGTACAGATATACCGAGATACTTGATAAAGTAGGTCTCAATATTGGAAAGCCTTAAAATAGCAATCAGTCCTGTAAGGTTTTTAGCTACCAGCCTTGGGCCGTCAAATTCATATTCTCCGGAGCCTTCGTCAATGATAAGTACATCTTTCGATGCCAGCTCGTCGAGATCCTGCCCTGTAACAAACTTTCGCAACGCCACCATATCCCGCCTGGATATCTTCAGGGCCTCGCCAATATAGAAAATGAGGTTCCCCTGCCGTTCGGAAATTTCATTATCTGCAAAAACAAGTTCTATGATCTTAATAACCAACACTACTTTCTGCTGCATGGTGAGTGCCCGGTTAACCTGTTTGCTTATAGCCATTATCCTACCCCAATCCCCGACAAATTCCAGGGTGTCATCGTCCAGGTTCAGCCCTTCCCGTTGCTCCAGGTCATTTTCGCAGCAGAACTTATCAAACAGGTTTAAGTAAAAACCTATGGCTTCCTGATTAAGGTGTACAGAAAGAAACTCTTTGATATTGGCACGCTCATCTTCTGTTACCCTCTCTTTGGCAACAATCGCAAATAACTGAATTATAGCTCTAAGAAGTTCCTCACTCATGTATGGGCGTCCTTCGTTTTAAAGTAAATGGTTAAATAATAAAAGGTTACTCTGCAAAGCAACAGTAACAGCAATTAAATTTAAAAAGCAGTGGCAACTAATCCTGATTGCGTCTTACTTCCACACTTCTGAAAAGCAGATCGGCAGATTGCAGTATCTTATTTTTCAGGCTTGTGGGGTAATCATTGTGCTTATACAAAAACTGCCTTACCTCATCGACCGCTTTCTCTGAACTATGTCCGCCCAGGGTATTGTTCAGCCAGCGCTTGGGGAAAAATATGTCCCCGGTCACTTGTATCTCACGGAGTATTTCCAAACTGGGGGTAATGTATTTCACTGAGCTTTCTGACCTTAAGGGATGATGCAGATAATTAAGGGCCTCCAGCACCCAGGCTTCATTCTCTCTATTCCTGGGTTCTTTAAGTCCCTCAAAGAAAGTATCGCGCACAGTTTCATCTTCCGATAGCGCCGGCCTGATAAAATCAAACTTCCTTTTACGGTCCGGATTAGTAATTCTTTCGCCTTGTTCCATAAGTATGCTCTGGTAGTCTTCAACTTCCCTCACTGCCAATTCATATGCCAGGCTGGTAAAGTCTCTTTCGGAAAGGGGTAATCCTTCAAGTGTCATTTCTTCGTTCCATATGTTTTTCAGTACCAGCACACCGTTTTCTGATATGGCTATGGATTTTAATGCATTAAAATAGGTGGACTTTAAATTGGTGGATGGAGTATGCAACATCATATTAAGCAATATTCCTTCTAGCCGCGGAGCCAGTTTAACCCGGTTTTCATCTGAAATCATCTTCCAGTAAATGGTATAGATGATGCCGGTTATATATTCGGTGATCAGTGCTTCTTCTTCTCTTGGCAAACTCTCAATTGCCCTGTTTAGCAATTTATCCGGTGTTATGTCACCTCTGAGCACGGCCTCATACAGGTTAATCCAGATTGCAGCTCTTAATACAGGATCAGTAAAGCCATCAACATTCCTGATCAGATACTCTTTAGAGTCTGCGTTCATCCTAAAATAGCCATATCCAAGCCCGCCTCCATTGGTAAAAAGATATTCGGGAAACGGATCTCCTTTAAAATCGGGCTTATCCCTGCTGGTAAGCAAGTTGGCAGCATGATAGCTAACAGAATCGGGATAGCCCAGTAATACTTCCAGGTCCTGCAGCCACCAGAGGTCGTCATCCATTTCCATTTGATTATTGGCAGACCAGATGTTAAGTTTTGATATGGTTTTCTCATCCTTGGTCCCTATAATGTATTGTATTTCCGGCATTCCTGCCGCTTTCACCCAGTGTTCGTCCCATTTTTCCACATCAAACGGAGCATCTTTTGCCAGTATATTGATCAGCTCATCCCAGGTCGCATTTCCAAAGGCAAACTTCTCAAGGTATTCCTGAAGCCCCTGTTGAAACTTTTCCTGCCCCAGCCCCTCTTCCAGCATTCTCATTACTATGGGGGCTTTCTGATAGATAATGGATCCGTATAAAGTGCCCGCATCCTTAAGGTTATCAAGAGGTTGCTGTATCGGATGGGTGCCAAGTGTGCGGTCTACACTGTAAGCATTCGGATAGTGTGCTGTGAGGAACTGGAGGTCATGATTTACCTGGGGAAAGCCCGGGTTTACTATTTTGGAAGCCATCAGATTGGCAAACACTTCCTTGAGCCATACATCATTGAACCACTTCATGGTAACAAGGTCTCCAAACCACATATGTGCTGTTTCATGGGCGATAAGCCGGCCGCGACTAAGTTGCTGATTCAGTGTTGAGGACTGATCAAGCAACAGTGCTGAGGCATTGTACAAAACGGCACCCGGATGCTCCATACCTCCATATTGGAAAGAAGGTATAAGTATAAAATCAAATTTCTCAAATGGCATATCTATACCTGTATAGCTCTCCATCCACTCCAATGATTTTACATGCCAGTCAAATATAGCCTCAGTGTTATTAGAAAGCTTAACTGAATCTGTCTCCCGGTGATACATGTTAAGTTTTCTTCCATTTATATTTTTGGAAACGACTTTAAAGTCACCCACTACAAATGA
This region of Fulvivirga ulvae genomic DNA includes:
- a CDS encoding M1 family metallopeptidase; its protein translation is MHVSCSEKGDNLLAPGISEQLANVRKSVIDNITYELHFDIPHDQNDPIHSTARITFDLKEDKDDLLLDFNADPEKLKAIDVNGSPVDVQWEEEHIVVPAGLLKKSNIIDIQFDAGEQSLNRYEDYLYTLFVPDRASTCFPLFDQPDLKARYKLSLTIPSKWKAVANGSIISKDNTGAKTTYIFKETPVISSYLFSFVVGDFKVVSKNINGRKLNMYHRETDSVKLSNNTEAIFDWHVKSLEWMESYTGIDMPFEKFDFILIPSFQYGGMEHPGAVLYNASALLLDQSSTLNQQLSRGRLIAHETAHMWFGDLVTMKWFNDVWLKEVFANLMASKIVNPGFPQVNHDLQFLTAHYPNAYSVDRTLGTHPIQQPLDNLKDAGTLYGSIIYQKAPIVMRMLEEGLGQEKFQQGLQEYLEKFAFGNATWDELINILAKDAPFDVEKWDEHWVKAAGMPEIQYIIGTKDEKTISKLNIWSANNQMEMDDDLWWLQDLEVLLGYPDSVSYHAANLLTSRDKPDFKGDPFPEYLFTNGGGLGYGYFRMNADSKEYLIRNVDGFTDPVLRAAIWINLYEAVLRGDITPDKLLNRAIESLPREEEALITEYITGIIYTIYWKMISDENRVKLAPRLEGILLNMMLHTPSTNLKSTYFNALKSIAISENGVLVLKNIWNEEMTLEGLPLSERDFTSLAYELAVREVEDYQSILMEQGERITNPDRKRKFDFIRPALSEDETVRDTFFEGLKEPRNRENEAWVLEALNYLHHPLRSESSVKYITPSLEILREIQVTGDIFFPKRWLNNTLGGHSSEKAVDEVRQFLYKHNDYPTSLKNKILQSADLLFRSVEVRRNQD